From one Triticum aestivum cultivar Chinese Spring chromosome 4B, IWGSC CS RefSeq v2.1, whole genome shotgun sequence genomic stretch:
- the LOC123092967 gene encoding probable methionine--tRNA ligase: protein MASPPPPPPKLPIPGRRNILITSALPYVNNVPHLGNIIGCVLSADVFARYCRLRGYNAIYICGTDEYGTATETKALEEKCSPKEICDKYHVIHDEVYKWFDIKFDKFGRTSAPEQTEVCQAIFHKLMESKWLTENTMQQLYCDTCERFLADRLVEGKCPTEGCNYEAARGDQCENCSKLLNPTELIDPKCKVCKNAPRIRDTDHLFLELPLLSDKLVNYINNTSVAGMWSQNAIQATNAWLKEGLKQRCITRDLKWGVPVPHEKYKDKVFYVWFDAPIGYISITASYTPDWEKWWKDPDNVELFQFMGKDNVPFHTVMFPSTLLGTGENWTMMKTISVTEYLNYEAGKFSKSHGIGVFGNDAKTTNIPSEVWRYYLLMNRPEVSDTLFTWADLQAKLNSELLNNLGNFINRVLSFVAKPAGGGYDSIIPDAPNVESHPLTNALAEKTNKWVEQYLEAMEKVKLKQGLKSAMAISSDGNAYLQESQFWRLYKEDPATCAIVMKTSVGVVYLLACLLEPFMPSFSREVLHQLNMSPDEDLSFCDDKGETAKAKRPWDFISAGHKIGKPVPLFKELKDEQVEAFRIKFAGSQAERILKEQAEAEAKKVAEKLKGTKLSEGSSKKKQSGGLKSKTAEEVSVAKLDIRVGLIRKAEKHPDADSLYVEEIDVGEEAPRTVVSGLVKFIPLEEMQNRKVCVLCNLKPVAMRGIKSHAMVLAASNEDHTKVELVEPPESAAVGERVTFAGFSGEPEASLNAKSKTWEKLSADLHSNGELVACYKDVPFTTSAGVCKVKTIANGEIR from the exons AtggcgtcaccgccgccgccgccgccgaagcttcCGATCCCCGGTCGCCGCAACATACTCATCACCAGCGCTTTGCCCTATGTCAACAACGTCCCGCACCTGGGGAACATCATCGGCT GCGTGCTCAGCGCCGACGTCTTCGCGCGGTACTGCCGGCTGCGAGGGTACAACGCCATCTACATATGCGGCACCGACGAGTACGGGACGGCCACCGAGACCAAGGCCTTGGAGGAGAAGTGCTCACCCAAGGAGATCTGCGACAA GTACCATGTTATCCATGACGAGGTCTACAAGTGGTTCGACATAAAGTTTGACAAGTTTGGGCGGACGTCCGCTCCTGAACAGACAGAAGTCTGCCAGGCAATTTTCCATAAATTGATGGAAAGCAAATGGCTCACAGAGAACACCATGCAGCAG CTTTATTGTGACACGTGCGAGCGATTCTTAGCCGATAGGCTTGTGGAGGGGAAATGTCCGACAGAAGGCTGTAACTATGAAGCAGCAAGGGGTGATCAATGTGAAAACTGCAGCAAATTGTTGAACCCAACTGAGTTAATTGATCCAAAGTGTAAG GTCTGTAAGAATGCTCCACGTATTCGTGACACAGATCACTTATTCCTGGAGCTTCCTCTATTGAGTGATAAGTTGGTAAACTATATTAACAACACTTCAGTAGCTGGTATGTGGAGTCAAAATGCTATTCAAGCAACAAACGCATGGTTGAAGGAAGGGTTAAAGCAACGCTGTATCACCAGAGATCTTAAATGGGGAGTTCCTGTTCCACATGAGAAGTATAAAGACAAG GTGTTTTATGTCTGGTTTGATGCACCAATTGGGTACATATCTATCACAGCATCATATACGCCTGATTGGGAGAAGTGGTGGAAGGATCCTGATAATGTAGAGTTGTTCCAGTTCATGGGTAAAGATAATGTGCCATTTCACACG GTCATGTTCCCTTCAACACTACTGGGAACTGGTGAAAATTGGACAATGATGAAGACCATAAGTGTTACTGAATATTTGAACTATGAAGCAG GAAAATTTTCCAAGAGTCATGGTATTGGTGTCTTTGGCAATGATGCGAAGACTACTAATATTCCGTCTGAAGTATGGCGATACTACCTGCTTATGAACCGCCCTGAG GTATCAGATACACTGTTCACTTGGGCTGATTTACAAGCTAAATTGAACAGTGAGTTGCTGAACAACCTAGGAAACTTCATCAACCGTGTGCTAAGCTTTGTTGCCAAACCAGCTG GAGGCGGATACGACTCCATCATACCTGATGCTCCTAATGTGGAGTCACATCCATTGACCAATGCACTTGCTGAAAAAACTAATAAATGGGTTGAACAATATCTTGAAGCAATGGAGAAG GTTAAACTGAAACAAGGACTGAAGAGTGCGATGGCGATTTCTAGTGATGGAAATGCATATTTGCAA GAGAGCCAGTTTTGGAGGCTTTATAAGGAAGATCCAGCAACCTGTGCCATCGTAATGAAAACTTCAGTTGGTGTTGTCTATCTCCTTGCCTGTCTGCTGGAGCCTTTTATGCCTTCCTTTTCTAGAGAA GTGCTGCACCAATTAAATATGTCCCCAGATGAAGATCTGTCATTCTGTGATGATAAAGGAGAAACTGCCAAGGCAAAAAGACCCTGGGATTTTATATCAGCGGGACATAAAATAGGGAAGCCAGTCCCTCTATTTAAGGAACTG AAAGATGAACAAGTCGAGGCGTTTAGGATAAAATTCGCTGGCAGCCAAGCTGAAAGGATCTTGAAGGAACAAGCTGAAGCCGAGGCCAAGAAAGTTGCTGAAAAGCTCAAGGGCACAAAATTATCTG AGGGAAGTTCAAAGAAGAAACAATCTGGTGGTTTGAAATCAAAGACAGCAGAGGAAGTCTCAGTTGCCAAGCTGGATATTCGTGTAGGGCTTATAAGAAAAGCAGAGAAGCATCCAGATGCTGATTCACTTTACGTAGAAGAGATCGATGTTGGagaagaggcaccaagaacagtgGTTAGCGGCCTTGTTAAATTCATCCCTCTTGAAGAAATGCAG AACCGGAAAGTGTGTGTGCTCTGCAATCTTAAACCGGTGGCAATGCGCGGTATAAAATCACATGCTATGGTTTTGGCCGCATCGAATGAGGACCATACAAAG GTTGAGTTGGTTGAGCCTCCAGAATCCGCTGCTGTTGGGGAGAGGGTGACCTTTGCCGGGTTCTCTGGTGAGCCCGAGGCTTCTCTTAACGCCAAAAGCAAAACCTGGGAGAAGTTGTCCGCTGATCTGCACAGCAACGGTGAGCTGGTGGCGTGCTACAAAGATGTTCCATTCACAACTTCGGCTGGAGTATGCAAGGTCAAGACGATAGCGAATGGGGAGATTCGCTAG